The following proteins are co-located in the Bacillota bacterium genome:
- a CDS encoding response regulator transcription factor encodes MEKTILLADDDPRIRSVVKLYLDSEDFNVIEVENGEEVLQRLKEIKIDLVLLDLMMPVVDGWTVCKHIRKTMDIPVIMLTAKGEENDRILGLDLGADDYIVKPFSPRELVARVKAVLRRSENRNSDASVFNYPGITVNVVTRQVQVNNEEIKFTLKEFDLLHLFIKAPGRVYTRDELLEQVWGYDYCGDTRTVDTHINRLREKITQAGGNSELIQTVRGVGYKFLPTGGR; translated from the coding sequence TTGGAAAAAACAATTTTGCTCGCTGATGATGACCCCAGGATACGTAGTGTAGTAAAGTTATATTTGGATTCGGAAGACTTTAATGTTATTGAGGTGGAAAACGGTGAAGAGGTGCTGCAGCGGTTGAAGGAAATAAAAATTGATTTAGTTCTGCTGGACCTGATGATGCCCGTGGTGGACGGGTGGACCGTATGCAAACACATCCGCAAGACCATGGATATACCGGTAATAATGCTCACTGCCAAAGGTGAAGAAAACGACCGCATACTGGGCCTTGATTTGGGGGCGGATGATTATATTGTTAAACCCTTCAGCCCCCGGGAACTGGTGGCTAGAGTGAAAGCAGTACTGCGTAGATCAGAGAATAGAAATTCGGATGCCAGCGTTTTTAATTACCCGGGAATAACTGTAAATGTGGTAACAAGACAGGTGCAAGTGAATAATGAGGAAATCAAATTCACCCTAAAGGAATTTGATCTGCTGCACCTTTTCATTAAGGCTCCTGGAAGAGTCTATACCCGGGATGAATTGCTGGAACAAGTTTGGGGCTACGATTACTGCGGTGATACCCGTACAGTGGATACTCATATCAACCGCCTGAGGGAAAAGATTACTCAGGCAGGTGGTAATAGCGAGCTGATTCAAACGGTCAGAGGGGTGGGGTACAAATTTCTTCCCACAGGTGGTCGATAA